A genomic window from Parasteatoda tepidariorum isolate YZ-2023 chromosome 10, CAS_Ptep_4.0, whole genome shotgun sequence includes:
- the LOC107449935 gene encoding speckle-type POZ protein has product MASNKTVVESNTSVVNYKYEWKISNFLKYYDVLRGPEFSPLKSVPLKFVVELEPHIRRDDGYYDYNLNIIKLSKEEIPKSCRVEFVINIKNGFSTTIVVMNTINKSITVFDWNSINLINARLKDTTLHVKDQKIVVYDCCTFTFDCTFTFFGFDETTVSNADPILQTPLEKYSNICSRFKALYESKAKCDVIFEIGTDTLKAHQCVLMAQSPVFKTMLESDLTESKSKCIQITDFDAREFDCFLKYLYCGNADFKNLDIIPHLFALADKYEVSSLMKDCSAILATSLTVETVFQVIIDAYLHSSESLKEKCIKFIHDNFSLVKNKPEWGKMEKDYPELTYEILKSLLTQMSVK; this is encoded by the coding sequence ATGGCTTCGAATAAAACTGTAGTGGAGAGTAATACTTCTGTAGTGAATTATAAGTATGAATGGaagataagtaattttttaaaatattatgatgtaCTTCGCGGTCCAGAGTTTTCGCCGCTGAAATCTGTTCCTTTGAAATTTGTTGTCGAATTAGAGCCACATATACGAAGAGATGACGGATATTATGATTACAATTTGAATATCATTAAGCTATCAAAAGAAGAAATACCGAAATCTTGCCGAGTTGAATtcgtaattaatattaagaatggTTTTAGTACTACCATAGTTGTTATGAAcactataaataaaagtattactgTATTCGATTGGAATTCCATCAATCTCATCAATGCCCGATTAAAAGATACGACTTTGCATGTGAAAGATCAGAAAATTGTTGTATATGATTGTTGTACTTTCACTTTTGATTGCACTTTCACATTTTTTGGTTTTGACGAAACCACAGTTTCCAATGCAGACCCTATTTTGCAAACGCCACTCGAAAAGTACAGTAATATTTGCTCTAGATTTAAAGCTCTTTATGAGTCAAAGGCAAAGTGTGACGTAATCTTTGAAATTGGAACAGACACTCTAAAAGCTCACCAGTGTGTTCTCATGGCTCAATCTCCAGTTTTCAAAACGATGTTGGAAAGCGATTTGACTGAATCAAAATCCAAATGCATCCAAATCACTGACTTCGATGCTCGTGAATTTGACTGCTTTTTGAAATACCTTTATTGTGGAAATGCagactttaaaaatttggatattATACCACATCTTTTTGCTCTGGCAGATAAATACGAAGTTTCCAGTCTAATGAAGGATTGCAGTGCGATACTAGCTACCAGCTTAACAGTGGAAACAGTTTTTCAAGTTATTATAGACGCCTATTTGCATAGCAGTGAGTCATTGAaggaaaaatgcataaaatttattcatgataATTTTTCTCTCGTTAAAAACAAACCTGAAtggggaaaaatggaaaaagattATCCTGAGCTTACATATGAAATTCTGAAATCTCTTCTTACTCAAATGagtgtgaaataa